A single region of the Phycisphaerae bacterium genome encodes:
- a CDS encoding N-acyl homoserine lactonase family protein, with amino-acid sequence MSSDRLAKAFICWLAVLAPVRATAATPEAHSATSATKPAVPHYRVYPLRNGTCKIAGNHAFAGGNNAETYDYTLYVWLVLGGDKPILVDAGLNNVAEMNRGAAHVLREPIKQCPDESARAQLRRFGLKPEDIGHVLVTHMHFDHVDGLDDFPNAKVYIGRKEWGPWCDGRIMTQFDSNPQWKARLVRVGDEEILPGIESFWVGGHTPGSTAYRIQTAHGHAVLTGDTVSLLANIEKDIPVGVHDNRDECLAAMRTIREKADVILPSHDPDTPNRWPPLPAGTPRYTIRAIRVGECEVRDYITYQDLEEAAGRETKTYALYVWLIEGGPRPVLVETGPNPRYVQAFNRATAAYIPGGVKQKPEEDTLQALKRVGVDPLAISHVIITHAHGDHYDYYPAFANARFVISRREYEDCKDHLAGEVGKVLAARPELLQLVGDEEVLPGIRTVPLGCHTPGSQGVLVQTRLGPAMLTGDVVYRYENIEKDRPSRSPDPKVCRESMRRIRSLADIVLPAHDPETLVRWPGGVIGHPLPPCADPK; translated from the coding sequence ATGAGCAGCGACCGTCTGGCCAAAGCGTTCATCTGTTGGCTGGCAGTCCTGGCCCCTGTTCGGGCAACTGCGGCCACACCTGAGGCTCACTCCGCGACCTCCGCGACCAAGCCCGCAGTGCCCCACTATCGTGTCTATCCCCTCCGCAACGGCACCTGCAAGATCGCCGGCAACCACGCGTTTGCCGGTGGGAACAACGCGGAGACGTATGACTACACGCTGTACGTCTGGCTGGTCCTGGGCGGGGACAAACCTATCCTGGTCGACGCGGGGCTCAACAATGTGGCTGAAATGAACCGCGGAGCAGCGCACGTGCTTCGCGAACCAATCAAACAGTGCCCAGATGAATCCGCCCGCGCCCAGCTCCGCAGGTTCGGTCTCAAGCCTGAGGACATCGGCCATGTCCTCGTCACCCACATGCACTTCGACCACGTCGACGGGCTGGACGACTTTCCCAATGCAAAGGTGTACATCGGCAGGAAAGAATGGGGACCCTGGTGCGACGGGCGGATTATGACCCAGTTTGACAGCAACCCTCAGTGGAAAGCCCGGCTTGTCCGCGTCGGTGATGAAGAGATCCTGCCCGGTATCGAGTCCTTCTGGGTCGGTGGTCACACCCCCGGCTCGACGGCGTACCGCATCCAGACCGCCCACGGCCACGCTGTCCTGACCGGCGACACGGTGTCCCTCCTGGCCAACATCGAGAAGGACATCCCGGTTGGCGTCCATGACAACCGCGACGAATGCCTGGCGGCCATGAGGACAATTCGTGAGAAGGCGGACGTGATTCTCCCCAGCCACGATCCCGACACGCCGAACCGCTGGCCGCCGCTCCCCGCTGGTACCCCCAGGTACACTATTCGGGCCATCCGAGTCGGCGAGTGCGAAGTTCGTGACTACATCACATACCAGGATCTGGAGGAGGCCGCTGGCCGGGAAACGAAGACCTACGCTCTCTATGTCTGGCTGATCGAGGGCGGCCCCCGGCCCGTGCTCGTCGAAACCGGCCCCAATCCCAGGTACGTGCAGGCATTCAACCGCGCCACGGCCGCGTACATCCCGGGTGGCGTCAAGCAGAAACCCGAGGAAGATACGCTCCAGGCGCTCAAGCGCGTTGGCGTCGACCCGCTCGCCATCAGTCACGTGATCATCACCCACGCGCATGGTGATCACTACGATTACTACCCCGCCTTTGCCAATGCCCGATTCGTGATCAGCCGGAGGGAGTACGAAGACTGTAAGGATCACCTGGCTGGCGAGGTAGGCAAAGTCCTTGCCGCTCGCCCTGAGCTTCTTCAGCTCGTCGGCGACGAGGAGGTCCTGCCCGGTATTCGTACTGTGCCGCTGGGCTGCCACACGCCCGGCAGCCAAGGCGTGCTGGTTCAGACCCGCCTGGGGCCCGCGATGCTGACCGGCGACGTGGTCTATCGGTACGAGAATATTGAGAAAGACCGCCCTTCGCGCAGCCCCGATCCCAAAGTCTGCCGGGAATCCATGCGTCGAATCCGGTCCCTGGCGGATATCGTCTTGCCTGCCCACGATCCGGAGACCCTGGTGCGCTGGCCGGGCGGTGTGATCGGCCACCCTCTTCCCCCCTGCGCAGACCCGAAATAG
- a CDS encoding amino acid permease, whose translation MDAVPRRELTLLDSVCLIVGIIVGAGIYQMAPDIARGASGGGGLLALWLVGGLLSLCGAMSYAELATAYPQEGGDYAYLTRAYGRWAGFLFGWIQLAIVRPGDIAVMAFAFATYACAIYDPMKDEPLACSQQLYACLAVVVLTVVNVAGVRQGKWTQNVLTGVKVLGLAAIVGVAVCAPQGVVAARAVEPLPASLALILVLFTFGGWNEMAYVAAEVINPSRNIVRALMLGTASVTVLYLLVNGAFLYTLGYQGLATSQAVATETVSTVFPAKAPAVISALVCISALGAVNGLIFTGARISFAVGADHRVFRPLGRWDANTGTPVRALLLQAVIAIILIVALGSFLNAILYTAAPVYLFYLATSLAVIILRRKEPCVERPYRVWGYPFTTFIFCLTCAFLAYSAVRYKPWIALAALGILLAGIPLYGLSNRRLRASGEATG comes from the coding sequence ATGGATGCTGTACCTCGAAGAGAACTGACCCTTCTGGACTCGGTTTGTCTCATCGTGGGCATCATCGTGGGGGCGGGCATCTACCAGATGGCCCCGGACATTGCCCGAGGGGCGTCAGGCGGGGGCGGGTTGCTAGCCCTGTGGCTGGTCGGCGGATTGCTCTCGCTATGCGGGGCGATGAGCTATGCGGAGCTTGCGACGGCGTATCCGCAGGAGGGTGGCGACTATGCCTATCTGACCAGGGCGTACGGCCGCTGGGCCGGTTTCCTGTTTGGCTGGATCCAGCTGGCCATTGTGAGGCCGGGCGACATCGCGGTGATGGCCTTTGCGTTCGCAACGTATGCCTGCGCCATTTACGATCCGATGAAGGACGAGCCGCTTGCCTGCAGCCAACAGCTCTACGCCTGTCTTGCGGTGGTCGTTCTGACGGTGGTCAATGTCGCTGGTGTGCGGCAGGGCAAGTGGACGCAGAATGTCCTGACCGGCGTGAAAGTCCTGGGTCTGGCGGCCATCGTGGGCGTGGCCGTCTGTGCCCCGCAGGGAGTGGTGGCCGCTCGAGCTGTCGAACCGCTGCCCGCAAGTCTGGCCCTCATCCTGGTCCTGTTCACCTTTGGCGGGTGGAACGAGATGGCCTACGTTGCCGCGGAGGTCATCAATCCGAGTCGCAACATCGTTCGGGCACTGATGCTGGGCACCGCGTCGGTCACAGTACTCTACCTGCTGGTCAATGGTGCGTTTCTGTACACGCTGGGGTACCAAGGATTAGCGACCTCCCAGGCGGTAGCCACCGAGACGGTTTCGACGGTGTTTCCGGCAAAGGCACCGGCCGTCATCAGCGCCCTTGTCTGCATATCGGCGCTGGGTGCGGTCAACGGACTAATCTTCACCGGTGCGCGTATCTCGTTTGCCGTTGGGGCTGACCACCGGGTTTTCCGTCCGCTCGGTCGCTGGGACGCCAACACGGGTACACCCGTTCGAGCTCTGCTGTTGCAGGCGGTGATCGCGATCATCCTGATCGTGGCGTTGGGTTCCTTTCTGAACGCGATCCTCTACACGGCCGCTCCCGTGTACCTCTTCTATCTGGCGACGAGCCTGGCAGTGATCATCCTCCGCCGCAAGGAGCCGTGCGTGGAGCGCCCCTATCGGGTGTGGGGTTATCCGTTTACCACTTTTATCTTCTGTCTGACCTGCGCGTTCCTGGCGTACAGCGCCGTCAGGTACAAGCCGTGGATTGCACTGGCCGCGCTGGGGATACTGCTCGCCGGGATACCTCTCTACGGACTCAGCAACCGTCGGCTCCGTGCATCGGGCGAGGCGACCGGGTGA
- a CDS encoding sigma-70 family RNA polymerase sigma factor, whose translation MATTTSTVLLSQLKDARNDRAWSDFVQRYWRLLNAFGLKLGLGREDAADAAQEALVAFVEAYRQGRYERDRGRLRHWLFGIARNKVLHMLRSRAAQHVVSPEGGKSDLLFNVPDDQSISEVWELQWRQAVLRACLDQVKSEMSPETIRAFELMVSGEVSSGVAAAQLGMTVNAVMKAKRRVLVRMREVYRQMETDW comes from the coding sequence GTGGCCACGACGACAAGCACCGTCTTGCTGAGCCAGCTGAAGGATGCCCGCAACGACCGGGCGTGGTCGGATTTCGTGCAACGCTACTGGAGATTACTGAACGCCTTCGGCCTGAAACTCGGCCTCGGCCGGGAGGATGCTGCGGATGCCGCACAGGAGGCCTTGGTCGCTTTTGTCGAAGCCTACCGGCAAGGGCGGTATGAACGTGACCGAGGCCGCCTGCGACATTGGCTGTTTGGCATCGCCCGGAACAAGGTCCTGCACATGCTCCGCAGCCGCGCCGCCCAGCACGTCGTGAGCCCCGAGGGAGGCAAGTCTGATCTGCTGTTCAACGTGCCTGACGACCAGAGCATTAGCGAAGTGTGGGAACTCCAGTGGCGTCAGGCCGTCTTGCGGGCATGCCTGGACCAGGTCAAGTCAGAGATGAGCCCCGAGACCATCCGAGCCTTCGAGCTGATGGTGTCGGGAGAGGTGTCTTCGGGGGTCGCTGCAGCCCAACTGGGCATGACGGTCAACGCAGTCATGAAGGCCAAGCGACGCGTGCTCGTCCGCATGCGCGAGGTGTACCGTCAGATGGAAACCGATTGGTGA
- a CDS encoding sulfatase-like hydrolase/transferase codes for MRTLVLLLLVFGSELAWARQPVERPNVLFILADDLGWGDLSCYGHRQLKTPWLDRLATQGMLFTQFYVNGSVCSPSRCAFMTGQYPARHRIHGHFASHELNARRGMSNWLDPEVPNVAALFKTAGYATAHFGKWHLGAGLGAPDPTAYGFDQARTMVSVNPGWSEPPDQFWPKSTRLLVDETLRFIRANKDRPFYVNLWTLLPHATLNPTEEQMRPYNHLNPGSGIRHKGAEAIYYASVGDLDEQIGRLLEGLEELGLADETLVIFSSDNGPEDIHIVNAGHSGVGSAGPFRGRKRSLYEGGIRVPFIVRWPSHVPAGRVEDRSVVAGVDFLPTMCSLAGIQPPASHPLDGEDMSDVLLGSARPRRTPLMWEWRFNIPGEPFHRSPMLAIRESDWKLLTNPDRSRTELYDIPSDPTQLNNLAERRQDLVEQLAAKVLAWHRSLPEGPIEASAGRDNYPWPGRKTVPALAPRSGTTRQP; via the coding sequence ATGAGGACCCTCGTTTTGCTGCTTCTTGTTTTCGGTTCCGAGCTCGCCTGGGCCAGGCAACCCGTCGAGCGCCCCAACGTGTTGTTCATCCTGGCTGACGACTTGGGTTGGGGGGATCTGAGCTGCTACGGCCACCGGCAGCTGAAGACACCGTGGCTTGATCGGCTTGCCACCCAGGGCATGCTGTTCACCCAGTTCTATGTCAATGGCTCGGTCTGCTCCCCGAGCCGCTGCGCGTTCATGACCGGCCAGTATCCCGCCCGGCACCGCATCCACGGCCACTTCGCCAGCCATGAGTTGAACGCCCGTCGCGGGATGTCCAACTGGCTGGACCCAGAGGTTCCGAACGTGGCCGCTCTGTTCAAGACGGCGGGCTACGCCACTGCGCACTTCGGCAAATGGCACCTGGGAGCCGGGCTGGGCGCCCCGGACCCAACCGCCTACGGCTTTGACCAGGCCCGGACGATGGTCTCGGTGAATCCCGGCTGGTCCGAGCCGCCGGATCAGTTCTGGCCGAAATCCACCCGCCTGCTCGTGGATGAGACCCTGCGTTTCATCAGAGCCAACAAGGATCGACCTTTCTACGTCAACCTCTGGACGCTGCTGCCGCACGCAACGCTGAATCCGACGGAAGAGCAGATGCGGCCCTACAACCACCTCAATCCGGGTTCGGGCATCCGGCACAAGGGCGCAGAGGCCATCTACTATGCCTCCGTTGGCGACCTTGACGAGCAGATCGGGCGACTTCTGGAGGGGTTGGAGGAGCTCGGCCTGGCGGATGAGACGCTGGTGATCTTCTCCAGCGACAACGGACCAGAGGACATCCATATCGTGAACGCGGGGCACAGCGGTGTCGGCTCGGCCGGGCCTTTTCGAGGCCGCAAGCGAAGCCTGTACGAAGGCGGCATTCGCGTGCCCTTCATCGTGCGCTGGCCGTCACACGTTCCCGCCGGACGAGTCGAGGACCGGTCCGTCGTCGCCGGTGTCGATTTTCTGCCGACGATGTGTTCGCTGGCGGGAATTCAGCCGCCGGCATCACACCCCCTGGATGGCGAGGACATGAGCGATGTGTTGTTGGGATCAGCGCGGCCACGGCGAACACCGCTGATGTGGGAATGGCGATTCAACATACCCGGCGAACCGTTCCACCGCAGCCCCATGCTGGCCATCCGCGAAAGTGACTGGAAGCTGCTCACAAACCCGGACCGCAGCCGAACGGAGCTGTACGACATTCCCAGCGATCCGACACAACTCAACAACCTCGCCGAACGCCGTCAGGACCTGGTGGAACAGCTGGCGGCCAAGGTCCTGGCTTGGCACAGAAGTCTGCCCGAGGGTCCGATCGAGGCGAGTGCGGGACGAGACAACTACCCCTGGCCCGGCAGAAAGACCGTGCCGGCGCTTGCGCCGCGATCCGGCACCACCCGTCAACCTTGA
- a CDS encoding class I SAM-dependent methyltransferase: MKRTAVALVLTLGLLSWVVSAQDQGGPPDRGERPRQREGRRPGGVEGPPGNRAWAGQPDFSSSPLPKDDAEKKILAVLDDMNRNERGGMMSVPLNDGRYLRLLTESIAPKQVVEIGTSHGYSAIWLCLALRSTGGKLTTYEVDAGRAALARKNFARAGVESIVTLVEGDAHKEVTKLKEPIDLLFLDADKEGYLDYLEKLLPLVRPGGLILAHNMSARQADPAYVKAITTNPKLETLFVNLGGSGIGMTLKKR; this comes from the coding sequence ATGAAGAGGACGGCAGTGGCTCTCGTACTGACTCTCGGTCTGCTGTCATGGGTGGTCAGCGCGCAGGACCAGGGCGGTCCGCCTGATCGAGGCGAGCGTCCACGGCAACGTGAAGGTCGGCGACCGGGCGGCGTGGAAGGCCCGCCGGGCAACAGAGCGTGGGCGGGGCAACCTGACTTCAGCTCGTCGCCTCTGCCCAAGGATGACGCTGAGAAGAAGATCCTCGCCGTGCTCGACGACATGAACAGGAACGAACGAGGAGGGATGATGAGCGTCCCGCTCAATGATGGTCGTTACTTGCGGCTGCTGACCGAGAGCATCGCGCCGAAGCAGGTGGTGGAGATCGGCACGTCCCACGGCTACTCGGCGATCTGGCTGTGTCTGGCGTTACGTTCCACGGGTGGCAAGCTGACCACGTACGAGGTCGACGCCGGGCGTGCGGCCCTGGCCCGCAAGAACTTCGCACGCGCCGGGGTCGAATCCATCGTGACTCTGGTTGAGGGTGATGCCCACAAGGAGGTGACCAAGCTGAAGGAACCCATCGACCTCCTGTTCCTCGACGCCGACAAAGAAGGCTATCTGGACTACCTTGAGAAGCTTCTTCCCCTGGTTCGCCCAGGCGGCCTCATCCTGGCCCACAACATGAGTGCCCGTCAGGCCGATCCCGCGTACGTCAAGGCGATCACGACGAATCCCAAGCTCGAGACGCTGTTCGTCAACCTGGGCGGTTCAGGCATCGGAATGACGCTGAAGAAGCGGTGA
- a CDS encoding exo-alpha-sialidase: MQRSRFLGSGHGRKRQWSAFFISLAVTLAGVGPHARADDQPSPAEVQTILQREARRSRPDYIIYIPRHWDGSAQDSHNEHLLVFEGPRGWLMAVWTQSLKKPGPANRIVFARSKDGGATWSPPVHVAGPRSAESPSHMASWGFPMVSRSGRIYVIYNQHQGLSGWIPMHTGTMDGTYSDDDGQTWSRPQTIPMPHSPYDDPEGKTPAEWIVWQIPSRDLDGKYFVGYSHWINRERAWLKEPENWTQIESVCEFMRFENVDNDPEVRDLKVSYSGWGDHALRVPHYLYPQMSIAQEPSTVRLPDQRLFCVMRTNTGYIWYSLSADDGRNWGNPRPLLRKDHGRPILQPVGCCPIYRLADGRYVLLHHNNRGDITTKPDRTSEPRRPAFIALGAFRPAADQPLWFSESKQLMDNDGVGPDGAKASPGRRVNTNIGVYSSFTTYGGNDVLWHPDRKCFLLGKKITAEFLADLVVPGG, encoded by the coding sequence ATGCAACGCTCACGCTTCCTTGGCTCCGGACACGGCCGGAAACGCCAATGGTCGGCATTTTTCATCTCACTGGCCGTTACTTTGGCCGGTGTAGGGCCACATGCACGGGCAGACGACCAGCCTTCGCCCGCCGAAGTTCAGACAATCCTACAACGCGAGGCCCGGCGCAGCAGACCGGACTACATCATCTACATCCCGCGCCACTGGGACGGCTCGGCCCAGGACTCGCACAACGAGCACCTGCTGGTCTTCGAAGGCCCCCGCGGCTGGCTGATGGCGGTCTGGACTCAGTCCCTCAAGAAGCCAGGTCCCGCCAATCGGATCGTCTTCGCACGCTCGAAGGACGGCGGCGCAACCTGGTCGCCACCCGTGCACGTCGCCGGCCCACGCTCAGCCGAAAGCCCATCCCATATGGCCAGTTGGGGTTTTCCCATGGTCTCCCGATCCGGCCGGATCTACGTGATCTACAACCAGCATCAGGGCCTCAGCGGCTGGATTCCCATGCACACCGGCACGATGGACGGCACCTATAGCGACGATGACGGCCAGACGTGGTCCCGGCCCCAGACCATCCCCATGCCCCACAGTCCCTATGATGATCCGGAAGGAAAGACGCCCGCTGAGTGGATCGTCTGGCAGATCCCGAGCCGCGATCTGGACGGCAAGTACTTCGTGGGCTACTCGCACTGGATCAACCGCGAACGGGCATGGCTCAAGGAACCCGAGAACTGGACGCAGATCGAGTCTGTGTGCGAGTTCATGCGCTTCGAGAATGTGGACAACGACCCGGAGGTGAGGGATCTCAAGGTGAGCTACTCGGGATGGGGTGACCATGCGTTGCGCGTGCCGCACTACCTCTATCCCCAGATGAGTATCGCGCAAGAGCCCAGTACGGTCCGCCTGCCCGACCAGCGGCTGTTCTGCGTGATGCGCACAAACACCGGCTACATCTGGTATAGCCTCTCGGCGGACGACGGCAGGAATTGGGGTAACCCCCGCCCGCTGCTTCGTAAGGATCACGGCCGGCCGATCCTGCAGCCGGTCGGCTGCTGCCCGATCTACCGCTTGGCTGACGGCCGGTACGTGCTCCTGCATCACAACAACCGGGGCGACATCACGACAAAGCCCGACCGAACCTCCGAGCCGCGCCGGCCAGCCTTCATCGCTCTGGGTGCGTTCCGCCCGGCCGCCGACCAGCCCCTCTGGTTCAGCGAGTCCAAGCAGCTCATGGACAATGACGGCGTTGGACCGGATGGAGCGAAGGCCAGTCCCGGCCGTCGGGTCAACACGAACATCGGCGTCTACAGCAGCTTCACGACATACGGTGGCAATGACGTGCTTTGGCATCCCGATCGCAAGTGCTTCCTGCTCGGCAAGAAGATCACCGCCGAGTTCCTGGCCGATCTGGTTGTGCCGGGAGGATAG
- a CDS encoding sulfatase-like hydrolase/transferase — MLGPGIHALVRFCSLFAWLLLALVAPAARGAERPNILFILVDDLGPEWLSCFGSEHATPSIDRLAKSGVRFTHCYATPLCTPSRHVLYTGRYPFRTGWVIHHDVPRWGEPYFDWTKEVTFFRYLRDAGYATAIGGKWQLNDLRRQPDALWHHGFDEHCVWPGAEAGQNRVTERYFDPFVQTDGRRPDCTGKFGPDVFNDYLIDFMRRRRNGPFLAFHSMVLTHTPLTTTPLNRDRNLKGTALFAGMVDYLDHQVGQLLEVLDDLKIRDKTMVILVGDNGTVKGVPCRMNGRLVDGGKATLLETGICVPLIISYPGKTPAGRVSDELIDFSDFLPTLLELAGVRPLKEIAIDGQSFAATLLGEPEPRPRRGWIYSQYGRKRVIRNRRFKLTSDGRLYDLYADPEEKRDLASSLDSEAKAAQTRLMAALDSLPSGQSLPFPQHPERGKEESGIDSRARRNLAFSPSDVSGKKPNILIFLADDLGIGDIGCYGCKDIRTPHIDLLARDGIRLTHYYSAAPLCAPSRAALLTGRSPARIGLSLEKNMAGRSGEPGLPAEETTLGELARAAGYATGAIGKWHLGFTPESSPHNQGFDFFFGFYSSLVDYYSHMNYWTDSYFHDLYRNREEVHLEGQHTTDLFTGEAIQFIDKHQKDPFLLYVAFNAPHYPMVPQARHRQTYPGVPKARAEYAALVAGLDEAVGVILEHLDKRGLSENTLVILTSDNGCAPPSLRGEGGGSNHPYREYKRSLFDGGIHMPCVLRWPAAVTGNQTRSQLAIAMDLFPTVAEVLGGEAPVHRAIEGRSWVPFLLNPDAPGHKTLCFEWDNQSAVRQGKWKLVRNGYVDLVHSKDNPGAKARRAQGVDGIFLSDMDSDPGEQVNLRFRHPEVVDALLREHAAWLKSISDDRAAEGGKALPQ, encoded by the coding sequence ATGCTCGGACCCGGAATCCATGCACTGGTTCGGTTTTGTTCGCTTTTCGCCTGGCTGTTGCTGGCTCTGGTTGCCCCCGCCGCCCGGGGTGCCGAGCGACCGAACATCCTCTTCATTCTCGTCGATGACCTCGGCCCGGAGTGGCTGAGCTGCTTCGGCAGTGAGCACGCCACGCCCAGTATTGACCGTCTGGCCAAGTCGGGTGTGCGTTTCACCCACTGCTATGCCACGCCGTTGTGCACGCCGAGTCGCCACGTGCTTTACACCGGTCGCTACCCATTCCGCACCGGCTGGGTCATTCACCACGACGTGCCGCGTTGGGGAGAGCCGTACTTCGACTGGACCAAGGAGGTCACGTTCTTCCGTTACCTGCGTGATGCCGGCTATGCGACGGCTATCGGCGGCAAGTGGCAGCTCAACGACCTCCGCCGTCAGCCGGACGCCCTCTGGCACCACGGATTTGACGAACACTGCGTCTGGCCGGGGGCCGAGGCCGGCCAGAACCGCGTCACCGAACGGTACTTCGACCCCTTCGTGCAGACCGACGGCCGGCGGCCTGATTGCACGGGCAAGTTTGGCCCTGATGTGTTCAACGATTACCTCATTGACTTCATGAGGCGCCGCCGCAACGGTCCGTTCTTGGCCTTTCACTCCATGGTACTCACCCACACGCCGCTGACCACGACCCCGCTCAACCGCGACCGGAATCTGAAGGGCACTGCTCTCTTCGCCGGCATGGTGGACTACCTGGACCACCAGGTGGGCCAGCTGCTCGAAGTCCTCGACGATCTCAAGATCCGCGACAAGACGATGGTCATCCTCGTCGGGGATAACGGCACCGTCAAGGGCGTGCCCTGCCGGATGAATGGCCGGCTGGTCGACGGCGGCAAAGCCACGCTCCTGGAGACCGGCATCTGTGTCCCGCTGATCATCAGCTACCCCGGCAAGACGCCCGCAGGCAGGGTGAGCGATGAACTGATTGACTTCTCCGATTTTCTACCCACGCTTCTCGAACTCGCCGGCGTGAGGCCGCTCAAGGAGATCGCCATCGACGGCCAGTCCTTTGCGGCCACCCTGCTGGGCGAGCCGGAGCCCCGACCTCGCCGCGGCTGGATCTACTCGCAGTACGGCCGGAAACGGGTCATTCGCAACCGGAGATTCAAGCTGACCTCCGACGGCAGATTGTACGACCTGTACGCCGACCCGGAGGAAAAGCGGGACCTCGCCAGTAGCCTTGACTCGGAAGCGAAGGCCGCCCAGACCAGGCTCATGGCGGCCCTTGACTCGCTCCCGAGCGGTCAATCGTTGCCCTTTCCTCAGCATCCGGAGAGGGGAAAGGAAGAGAGTGGCATCGATTCCAGGGCCAGACGCAATCTTGCGTTCAGCCCGTCGGATGTTTCGGGGAAGAAGCCCAACATCCTCATCTTCCTGGCCGATGATCTGGGCATTGGGGACATCGGATGCTACGGCTGCAAGGATATCAGGACGCCCCACATCGACCTGCTCGCCCGCGACGGAATCCGCTTGACCCACTACTACAGCGCCGCCCCGCTGTGTGCCCCCTCGCGCGCCGCCCTGCTCACCGGCAGAAGCCCCGCCCGCATTGGTCTTTCGCTCGAGAAGAACATGGCCGGCCGGTCGGGTGAGCCGGGCCTGCCGGCCGAAGAGACCACCCTCGGCGAACTCGCCAGAGCCGCCGGCTACGCCACCGGGGCGATCGGCAAATGGCACCTTGGCTTCACGCCGGAATCCTCACCCCATAATCAGGGTTTCGATTTCTTCTTCGGTTTTTATTCCTCGCTGGTGGATTACTACTCACACATGAACTACTGGACCGACTCGTACTTTCATGACCTCTATCGCAACCGCGAAGAAGTCCACCTGGAGGGTCAACACACCACCGACCTGTTCACCGGGGAAGCTATCCAGTTCATCGACAAGCATCAGAAGGACCCGTTCCTGCTCTACGTCGCGTTCAACGCCCCGCATTACCCCATGGTCCCGCAGGCAAGGCACCGCCAGACCTACCCCGGAGTGCCCAAGGCTAGAGCCGAGTACGCAGCCCTGGTCGCTGGTCTGGATGAAGCCGTGGGCGTGATCCTGGAGCATCTGGACAAACGCGGGCTTTCCGAGAATACCCTGGTCATCCTGACCAGCGACAACGGCTGCGCGCCTCCTTCTCTGCGCGGCGAGGGTGGCGGCAGCAATCACCCGTACCGTGAGTACAAACGCAGCCTTTTCGATGGCGGCATCCACATGCCCTGCGTTCTGCGCTGGCCGGCCGCCGTGACGGGCAACCAGACTCGCTCCCAACTGGCCATCGCTATGGATCTTTTCCCCACCGTAGCCGAAGTCCTTGGTGGCGAAGCACCCGTCCACCGCGCCATCGAAGGCCGAAGCTGGGTGCCGTTCCTCCTCAACCCCGACGCCCCCGGCCACAAGACGCTGTGCTTTGAGTGGGACAATCAGTCGGCGGTGCGCCAGGGCAAGTGGAAGCTGGTTCGCAATGGCTACGTCGATCTGGTCCATTCAAAGGACAATCCAGGCGCCAAGGCCAGGCGCGCTCAAGGAGTGGATGGCATCTTTCTATCCGACATGGACAGCGACCCGGGCGAGCAGGTTAACCTGCGCTTCAGGCATCCCGAGGTGGTCGATGCACTACTGAGAGAACACGCCGCCTGGCTGAAGTCGATCAGCGACGACAGAGCCGCAGAGGGCGGAAAGGCACTGCCGCAGTAG